One stretch of Zingiber officinale cultivar Zhangliang chromosome 6B, Zo_v1.1, whole genome shotgun sequence DNA includes these proteins:
- the LOC121989366 gene encoding putative pentatricopeptide repeat-containing protein At1g17630: MLYQKRCFLSAVALTSDPVPSSFDALLQQCSGLLQIKQIHAQLLLSPHQLSPFLAARLISAYTRFGLLADAQLVFEAVSDHHAASPLLWNSIIRSTLSHCRPRDAVSLYQRMRSIGTLPDGFTFPLAIRACSALENPQLCLCIHNHAASMGFQSHLHVANQLISMYGKMGQMGIARKVFDGMPSRNIVTWNTLMSGYSTNCDPEAACDAFRLMESAGHTPNPVTWTTLMSAHARCQQHGKVLEIFNEMRTQGVEPTAQAVAVSLSVCPYATTAALQKGKAIHGLAILCGFDKYPFVSNSLVCMYGKLGNREDAKRVFHEMEVQNLVSWNALISSYAAGGLCNEAYEIFIEMEEAGNLTPNVVTWSAVIGGFASNGMSTQSLDLFRRMQGVGVKPNSITLATILSICAELSALRLGKEVHAHITRGFMIDELLVGNALLAMYAKSGCPRHAHILFDKMKSKDLISWNTLISSYGMYGLCNEALETFNCMIRLGCEPDAITFISILSACSHAARVSEGCSLFDQMVSKFRIMPSMEHYSCMVDILGRAGLLRQAKELIARMPMKPNACILGAMLNSCRIHGNRVVAKDIEAQILELEGQATGNYMLLSNLYAANGRWEDSARLRVITKAKGLKKNLGQSWIDLKSKFYVFSAGSLLPQNSEDVFLVLEGLCQQMQMEKLVPDDDLAMLHNVCEGECLAG, translated from the coding sequence ATGCTGTACCAAAAACGCTGCTTCCTCTCCGCCGTCGCTTTGACGTCTGATCCCGTGCCCTCCTCCTTCGACGCCCTCCTCCAGCAATGCTCCGGTCTTCTCCAAATCAAGCAAATCCATGCCCAACTCCTCCTCTCGCCCCATCAACTCTCGCCCTTCTTGGCCGCCCGCCTCATCTCAGCCTACACCCGCTTCGGTCTCCTCGCCGACGCGCAGCTCGTATTCGAAGCTGTCTCCGACCACCATGCAGCCTCTCCCCTCCTCTGGAACTCCATCATCCGCTCCACCCTCTCTCACTGCCGCCCACGAGATGCTGTCTCCCTCTACCAAAGGATGAGATCCATCGGCACCCTCCCCGATGGCTTCACGTTTCCCCTCGCCATTAGAGCCTGCTCCGCCCTAGAGAACCCCCAACTGTGTCTTTGTATACATAACCATGCTGCTTCCATGGGGTTTCAGTCCCATCTACACGTAGCCAACCAACTCATATCGATGTATGGCAAAATGGGCCAAATGGGCATTGCCAGAAAGGTGTTCGACGGGATGCCTTCCAGGAACATTGTTACTTGGAATACTTTGATGTCTGGATACTCGACAAATTGTGACCCTGAAGCAGCCTGTGATGCCTTCCGGCTGATGGAATCTGCAGGGCACACGCCGAACCCAGTGACTTGGACGACGCTGATGTCGGCTCATGCTCGATGTCAACAACATGGCAAGGTCCTGGAGATTTTCAATGAGATGAGGACCCAGGGCGTCGAACCCACTGCACAAGCAGTTGCCGTGTCTCTGTCTGTCTGCCCTTATGCTACCACTGCAGCATTGCAGAAAGGGAAGGCCATTCACGGCTTGGCCATTTTGTGCGGATTTGACAAATACCCCTTCGTCAGCAACTCCCTGGTTTGCATGTATGGCAAACTTGGCAACAGAGAGGACGCGAAGAGGGTTTTCCATGAGATGGAGGTACAGAATTTGGTAAGCTGGAACGCCTTGATCTCAAGCTATGCAGCTGGTGGTTTATGCAATGAGGCTTATGAAATCTTCATTGAAATGGAGGAAGCAGGAAACTTGACACCCAACGTGGTGACTTGGAGTGCAGTGATCGGTGGCTTTGCCTCCAATGGAATGTCTACGCAATCTCTGGACCTTTTCAGGAGGATGCAGGGAGTAGGAGTGAAGCCCAACTCAATCACACTCGCCACCATTCTATCAATTTGTGCAGAGCTATCAGCATTGCGTTTGGGTAAAGAGGTTCATGCTCACATCACAAGAGGCTTCATGATTGATGAGTTGCTGGTTGGGAATGCACTTCTTGCTATGTACGCAAAGAGCGGCTGCCCAAGACATGCACACATTCTGTTTGATAAAATGAAGAGCAAAGATTTGATCTCATGGAATACGTTGATCTCTAGTTATGGGATGTATGGATTGTGCAATGAGGCTCTTGAAACTTTCAATTGCATGATTAGACTGGGTTGTGAGCCAGATGCCATTACCTTCATATCCATTCTGTCGGCTTGCAGTCACGCCGCACGTGTTTCAGAGGGTTGTAGTCTCTTTGATCAAATGGTGAGCAAATTTAGAATTATGCCAAGCATGGAGCACTACTCTTGCATGGTGGACATTTTAGGTCGAGCTGGATTGCTAAGACAAGCTAAGGAACTAATTGCAAGGATGCCCATGAAGCCTAATGCTTGTATTTTGGGAGCCATGCTGAATTCATGCAGAATACACGGCAACAGAGTAGTGGCTAAGGACATAGAGGCACAAATTCTGGAACTTGAAGGGCAAGCTACTGGCAACTACATGTTACTCTCTAATCTGTATGCAGCCAATGGCAGGTGGGAGGACTCTGCAAGATTGAGAGTGATAACAAAGGCAAAAGGATTGAAGAAAAATTTAGGGCAGAGTTGGATAGACTTGAAGAGCAAGTTCTATGTGTTTTCAGCTGGATCCTTGTTGCCTCAAAACTCAGAGGATGTGTTTCTAGTTCTTGAAGGTTTGTGCCAGCAAATGCAGATGGAGAAGCTTGTGCCAGATGATGATCTGGCGATGCTTCATAATGTTTGTGAAGGAGAATGCTTGGCTGGCTAG